Within the Stenotrophomonas sp. 610A2 genome, the region TTACTATCAGGACATGGCGCGGGGCCATTTCATCATCAAGCGGCTGGAGCTGAAGTACGGCTTCGATACGGTGCGGCTGGCCTATGGCGGGCTGACTGGCCGTCTGCGCCTGTGATGTTGCGTATCCGATGCAGCTGATTGCGCTGGACGCGTCCTTCACCTGTTGCGAAGCCCTTTCTGGCTAGCCTGAGTCCTTCTCTCGGAGCGAGGTCGCCATGAGCCAGTACAAGATCGCGGTTTTCGTCGGCAGTCTGCGCAAGGAATCGATCAACCGGCGCTTGGCGCTGGCGCTGGAGAAGCTGGCCGGCGACCGCGCCAGTTTCGAGTACATCCAGATCGGTGATATCCCGCTGTACAACCAGGACCACGATACCCAGTTCCCGGCGCAGGGTACGCGCATGAAGAACCAGGTGCGGGCCGCCGATGCGGTGTTGTTCGTCACCCCTGAGTACAACCGCTCCATTCCCGGTGTGCTGAAAAATGCCATCGACACCGCCTCGCGTCCATACGGCGACAATGCCTTTGCAGGCAAGCCGGCGGCCGTGATCGGGACCTCCATCGGCGCCATCGGTACTGCGCTGGCCCAGCAGCACCTGCGCAATGTGCTGGTGTTCGTCGACCTGGCGGTGATGCCGCAGCCAGAGGCCTTCCTGCACTTCAAGGATGGTCTGATCGAGGCTGATGGCAGCATCACCAATGAAGGCACCAGCAAGTTCCTGCAGGGCTTCGTTGACAGGTTCCTGGCCTGGATCGAGCGCCAGCAGCAGGCCTGAGTTTCCAGGCGACGGGGCGGCGCCGATGCTGCTCATGCGATAATCCGCACCCGGTGCTGCAACGGTACCGGGTGCTAGTTTCTGTATGCCAGCCCAATCCCCAGTCCTTGCAGGCTTGGGTTGTAGACAGGTTATCCACAGACTTGTACGTATCCCGGTGGGCAATGCCCACCTACCATGGCCGCACGGCCTTATTGCAGGAATAACGCTTTTCATGTCCGCCCGTACTGGTTTCCGTTCCGACCGCGACCGCGGTGATCGCAATGACCGCTCCGATCGCAGCGAGCAGCGCATCGATGCCTTGCGCGTGCCTCCTCATTCAGTAGAAGCCGAGCAGGCCGTGCTGGGTGGCCTGATGCTGGCGCCCGAGGCGTATGACCGGGTCAACGAGGCGTTGACTGACAAGGACTTCTACCGGCGCGACCACCAGCTGATCTACCGCGCGATCCGCGAGCTCTCCGAGCGCGATCGCCCGTTCGATGCGGTGACCCTGGGTGAATGGTTCGAGTCGCAGGGCAAGCTGGACATGGTCGGCGATGGCGCCTACCTGATCGAATTGGCCAGTACCACGCCGTCCGCCGCCAATATCGGTGCCTATGCCGAGATCGTGCGCGACAAGGCGGTGCTGCGGCAGCTGATCCAGGTCGGCACCGACATCGTCAACGATGGCTTCCAGCCCGAAGGGCGCGACAGTTCGGAGTTGTTGCAGACTGCGGAAAAATCGGTGTTCGCGATTGCCGAACAGGGTGCACGCGGTCGCACCGATTTCGTGGCGATGCCGGGCGCATTGAAGGACGCCTTCGAGGAGCTGCGCAACCGCTTCGAGAACGGCGGCAACATCACCGGTCTGCCGACCGGTTACAACGATTTCGATGCGATGACCGCTGGCCTGCAGCCGACCGATCTGATCATCCTGGCCGCGCGTCCGGCCATGGGCAAGACCACCTTCGCCTTGAACATCGCCGAATACGCGGCGATCAAGTCGAAGAAGGGCGTGGCGGTGTTCTCGATGGAAATGTCCGCATCGCAGTTGGCGATGCGTCTGATCTCGTCCAACGGCCGCATCAATGCGCAGCGCCTGCGTACCGGCCAGCTTGAGGACGAGGACTGGAGCCGTGTCACTGGCGCCATCCGCATGCTGAAGGAAACCAAGATCTTCATCGACGATACGCCGGGCGTGTCGCCGGAAGTGCTGCGTTCCAAGTGCCGCCGGCTCAAGCGCGAGCACGATCTGGGCTTGATCGTGATCGACTACCTGCAGCTGATGAGCGTGCCGGGCAACAGCGAAAATCGCGCGACCGAAATCTCGGAAATCTCGCGTTCGCTCAAGGGCCTGGCCAAGGAGCTGCACGTGCCGGTGATCGCGCTGTCACAGCTCAACCGCTCCTTGGAAACCCGTACCGACAAGCGCCCGGTGATGGCCGATCTTCGCGAATCCGGCGCTATCGAGCAGGATGCGGACATGATCGTCTTCATCTACCGCGACGATTACTACAACAAGGAAAATTCGCCGGACAAGGGCCTGGCCGAGATCATCATCGGCAAGCACCGTGGTGGTCCCACCGGTTCGTGCAAGCTGAAGTTCTTCGGCGAGTACACCCGCTTTGACAACCTGAGCCACGATTCGGTGGGTTCGTTCGAATAAGCGGGAGCTGCTGCATGTCCACTGCCATTGTCTGGTTCCGCCGCGATCTGCGACTGCGCGACAACCCGGCGCTGCAGGCCGCGATTGAAGCTGGCCACGATGTCATCCCGGTTTACATCCATGCGCCGCACGAGGAGGGCGCATGGGCACCGGGTGCGGCTTCCGACGCCTGGTTGCACCATTCACTGCAGCAGCTAGATGCACAGCTGCGTGCCATCGGCTCGGCGCTGCTGCTACACAGCGGCGACAGCATGGCCGAGCTACAGGCCCTGATTGCCGAAAGCGGCGCCGAGGCAGTCTATTGGAACCGCAAGTACGAGCCGGCCACCCAGCCTCGTGATGCGGCGATCAAGCGTGGTCTGCGCGAGCAGGGTGTGCAGGTGGAAAGCCATAACGGCTACCTGCTGTTCGAGCCCTGGGAGCTGGCCACGCTGCAGGGCGGCCCGTACAAGGTGTTCACCCCGTTCTGGCGCAATGCGCTGACCCGCTGGCGGCTGGCTGAGCTGTCCGAAGCACCCCGCAAGCTGAGCCCGGTGAAACTGTCGGGGCTGCCCCTGCAGGCACTTGCCCTGGAACCGCGTCTTGGTTGGGATGCCGGCTTCTGGGAGCACTGGCAGCCGGGCGAAGCGGGCGCACAGGAAGCGCTGGAAGTGTTTGCCGAGGGTGCGCTCAATGGTTACCGCGAGCAGCGTGACCTGCCGGACCGCACCGGCACCTCGTTGCTGTCGCCGCACCTGCATTTCGGCGAGATCGCGCCGTGGCGAATCGCGTACACGCTGGAAGGCTTGCGCAGTGCCGGCCGCGATGCCGACATCGATGGCTATATCCGCCAGCTGGGGTGGCGTGAGTTTTCCTGGCATCTGCTGCATCACTTCCCGCAGACCAGCGACGTCAATCTCAATCCACGCTTCGAACGTTTTGCCTGGGAGCCGGCGCAGCCGGAGATGCTGGCGGCGTGGCAGCAGGGCCGTACCGGGATTCCCATCGTCGACGCCGGCATGCGCGAACTGTGGGCGACCGGCTACATGCACAACCGCGTGCGGATGCTGGTCGGAAGCTTCCTGTGCAAGCACATGCGCATGCACTGGAAGGAGGGCGCACGCTGGTTCTGGGACACGTTGGTGGATGCGGACCTGGCCAACAACAGCATGGGCTGGCAATGGATCGCCGGCACTGGCGCGGATGCCGCGCCGTATTTCCGCGTGTTCAATCCGGTGACACAGGCGCAGAAGTTTGATCCGAACGCGCGCTACATCAGCCGCTGGGTTCCCGAGCTGGCGGCCCTGCCGGTGAAGGCGCGGTTTGCACCCTGGCAGTTCCCGCAGCTGCTGGCCGAGCTTGCGCCAAGCTACCCGACCCAGCCCTTGGTTGACCTCGCCAAGGGCCGCGATGAGGCCTTGGCTGCGTACCAGCGTTGTCGCTGACACTGGCTTAACATGCAAGACAGTTAGATGAATGGATACCTGTGACGAAGGTATCGAATCACGCAGGTTGTGCATCGCGATGTTTATGCTTGCCCGGCAAATCCACGCTGGCCAGTCCGGCCTATCAGGAGACTCAGATGACCACCCTTACTGTTGTTCGTAATCTTTCCATTGGCTTGGTGGCGGCAGCCGTCCTCTCGGCCTGTGCTACCGGTGGCTCGTATGTGCAGCAGGACCAGTACGGCAATCAGACCCAGCAGCAGAACAAGACTGGCAAGGGCGCGCTGATTGGTACGGCCATCGGCGTGGCGGCAGGTCTGCTCAGCGGCGGTGATGCTACCGAGCGTCGCCAGCGTGCAATGGTCGGCGCCGGCATCGGCGCACTCGGCGGTGCGGCGATCGGCAACTACCAGGACCGCCAGGAGCGCGCACTGCGTGAGCGTACTGCCAACACCGGTATCGACGTGCAGCGTGACGGTGACAACATCACCTTGAATCTGCCAGACG harbors:
- a CDS encoding cryptochrome/photolyase family protein — translated: MSTAIVWFRRDLRLRDNPALQAAIEAGHDVIPVYIHAPHEEGAWAPGAASDAWLHHSLQQLDAQLRAIGSALLLHSGDSMAELQALIAESGAEAVYWNRKYEPATQPRDAAIKRGLREQGVQVESHNGYLLFEPWELATLQGGPYKVFTPFWRNALTRWRLAELSEAPRKLSPVKLSGLPLQALALEPRLGWDAGFWEHWQPGEAGAQEALEVFAEGALNGYREQRDLPDRTGTSLLSPHLHFGEIAPWRIAYTLEGLRSAGRDADIDGYIRQLGWREFSWHLLHHFPQTSDVNLNPRFERFAWEPAQPEMLAAWQQGRTGIPIVDAGMRELWATGYMHNRVRMLVGSFLCKHMRMHWKEGARWFWDTLVDADLANNSMGWQWIAGTGADAAPYFRVFNPVTQAQKFDPNARYISRWVPELAALPVKARFAPWQFPQLLAELAPSYPTQPLVDLAKGRDEALAAYQRCR
- a CDS encoding OmpA family protein, which produces MTTLTVVRNLSIGLVAAAVLSACATGGSYVQQDQYGNQTQQQNKTGKGALIGTAIGVAAGLLSGGDATERRQRAMVGAGIGALGGAAIGNYQDRQERALRERTANTGIDVQRDGDNITLNLPDGITFDFNKTTLKPQFYGALNGVASTLSEYNQTMIEVVGHTDSIGTDAVNNRISKERADAVAAYLSAQGVQRERIETLGAGKAYPIADNSTDAGRAQNRRVEIRVIPLRS
- a CDS encoding replicative DNA helicase encodes the protein MSARTGFRSDRDRGDRNDRSDRSEQRIDALRVPPHSVEAEQAVLGGLMLAPEAYDRVNEALTDKDFYRRDHQLIYRAIRELSERDRPFDAVTLGEWFESQGKLDMVGDGAYLIELASTTPSAANIGAYAEIVRDKAVLRQLIQVGTDIVNDGFQPEGRDSSELLQTAEKSVFAIAEQGARGRTDFVAMPGALKDAFEELRNRFENGGNITGLPTGYNDFDAMTAGLQPTDLIILAARPAMGKTTFALNIAEYAAIKSKKGVAVFSMEMSASQLAMRLISSNGRINAQRLRTGQLEDEDWSRVTGAIRMLKETKIFIDDTPGVSPEVLRSKCRRLKREHDLGLIVIDYLQLMSVPGNSENRATEISEISRSLKGLAKELHVPVIALSQLNRSLETRTDKRPVMADLRESGAIEQDADMIVFIYRDDYYNKENSPDKGLAEIIIGKHRGGPTGSCKLKFFGEYTRFDNLSHDSVGSFE
- a CDS encoding NADPH-dependent FMN reductase gives rise to the protein MSQYKIAVFVGSLRKESINRRLALALEKLAGDRASFEYIQIGDIPLYNQDHDTQFPAQGTRMKNQVRAADAVLFVTPEYNRSIPGVLKNAIDTASRPYGDNAFAGKPAAVIGTSIGAIGTALAQQHLRNVLVFVDLAVMPQPEAFLHFKDGLIEADGSITNEGTSKFLQGFVDRFLAWIERQQQA